A stretch of Lysobacter sp. K5869 DNA encodes these proteins:
- the ispG gene encoding flavodoxin-dependent (E)-4-hydroxy-3-methylbut-2-enyl-diphosphate synthase, whose translation MNSDAVLPCALPDFGPLPRRLTREVRIGGVQVGGGAPVVVQSMTNTDTADVASTTKQVAELWRAGSELVRVTVNTVEAAAAVPRIVDKLAMMGIEVPIIGDFHYNGHQLLTAEPACAEALAKYRINPGNVGFGKKKDSQFATLIELAIKHGKPVRIGANWGSLDQALAAQLMDENHTRAEPWDAGKVLREALIRSALDSAARAVELGLPAERIVLSAKVSGVQELIAVYRELATRGDYALHLGLTEAGIGSKGIVASSAALGVLLQEGIGDTIRISLTPEPGQARSNEVIVAQELLQTMGLRAFTPMVTACPGCGRTTSTFFQELAQTVQEHVRNKMPEWKITHPGAENLTLAVMGCVVNGPGESRHANIGISLPGTGEAPSAPVFEDGEKTVTLRGENIAREFVDLIDGYVERRYGARAAGGAA comes from the coding sequence ATGAATTCCGATGCCGTCCTGCCTTGCGCCCTCCCTGATTTCGGCCCGCTGCCGCGCCGCCTGACCCGCGAGGTCCGGATCGGCGGCGTTCAAGTCGGCGGCGGCGCGCCGGTGGTGGTGCAGTCGATGACCAACACCGACACCGCCGACGTCGCCTCCACCACCAAGCAGGTCGCCGAACTGTGGCGCGCCGGTTCGGAACTGGTGCGGGTCACCGTCAACACCGTCGAAGCCGCCGCGGCGGTGCCGCGCATCGTCGACAAGCTGGCGATGATGGGGATCGAGGTGCCGATCATCGGCGACTTCCACTACAACGGCCATCAGCTGCTCACCGCCGAGCCGGCCTGCGCCGAAGCGCTGGCCAAGTACCGCATCAACCCGGGCAACGTCGGCTTCGGCAAGAAGAAGGACAGCCAGTTCGCGACCTTGATCGAACTGGCGATCAAGCACGGCAAGCCGGTGCGCATCGGCGCCAACTGGGGCTCGCTCGATCAGGCCCTGGCCGCGCAACTGATGGACGAGAACCACACTCGCGCCGAACCGTGGGACGCGGGCAAGGTGCTGCGCGAAGCGCTGATCCGCTCGGCGCTCGACTCGGCCGCGCGCGCGGTCGAACTCGGCCTGCCGGCCGAGCGCATCGTGCTCAGCGCCAAGGTCAGCGGCGTGCAGGAACTGATCGCGGTCTATCGCGAACTGGCCACGCGCGGCGATTACGCGCTGCACCTGGGCCTGACCGAGGCCGGCATCGGCAGCAAGGGCATCGTCGCCTCCAGCGCGGCGCTCGGCGTGCTGCTGCAGGAAGGCATCGGCGACACCATCCGCATCTCGCTCACGCCCGAACCGGGGCAGGCGCGCAGCAACGAAGTCATCGTCGCCCAGGAACTGTTGCAGACCATGGGTCTGCGCGCGTTCACGCCGATGGTCACCGCCTGCCCGGGTTGCGGCCGCACCACCAGCACCTTCTTCCAGGAACTGGCGCAGACCGTGCAAGAGCACGTGCGCAACAAGATGCCGGAGTGGAAGATCACCCATCCCGGCGCCGAGAACCTGACCCTGGCGGTGATGGGCTGCGTGGTCAACGGCCCGGGCGAGTCGCGCCACGCCAACATCGGCATCTCGTTGCCCGGCACGGGCGAAGCGCCGTCGGCGCCGGTGTTCGAGGACGGCGAGAAGACCGTGACCTTGCGCGGCGAGAACATCGCGCGCGAATTCGTCGACCTCATCGACGGCTACGTCGAGCGCCGCTACGGCGCGCGCGCGGCCGGCGGAGCGGCGTGA
- the xseA gene encoding exodeoxyribonuclease VII large subunit: protein MPPSSPDEVLTPSQLNTLARNLLEDTFPLIWVEGELGNLSRPSSGHLYMTLKDARAQVRCAMFKPKSTWLKFVPREGLRVLARGRLTLYEARGDYQLVLDHMEEAGEGALRRAFEELKARLAAEGLFDRERKRELPRFPERIAVITSPSGAAVRDVLSVLGRRFPLAQAEVLPVPVQGDGAAEKIVAMLLRAQASQRYDVIVLARGGGSLEDLWAFNDERLARAIAASEVPVVSAIGHETDFTLADFAADVRAPTPSVAAELLVPQREDLLHRLRVLEARLRNLHGQRLNQAMQRTDRAGLRLNALRPQARLATLRARQQDALRRLEQAWRLRLERDTARLRHSDAVLRAHHPQRRIARLRERLAALAPRPRAAVARRLHGDALRLRGLARSLEAVSPLATVARGYAIVQHEDGRVVRSVLDAAPGDRLSARVQDGQIRVQVEPRED, encoded by the coding sequence ATGCCCCCCAGTTCTCCCGACGAAGTCCTCACCCCGAGCCAGCTCAACACCCTGGCGCGCAACCTGCTCGAGGACACCTTCCCGCTGATCTGGGTCGAAGGCGAACTGGGCAATCTGTCGCGGCCGTCCTCGGGCCATCTCTACATGACCCTCAAGGACGCGCGCGCCCAGGTCCGCTGCGCGATGTTCAAGCCCAAGAGCACGTGGCTGAAGTTCGTCCCGCGCGAAGGCCTGCGCGTGCTCGCGCGCGGCCGGCTGACCTTGTACGAGGCGCGCGGCGATTACCAGCTCGTGCTCGACCACATGGAAGAGGCCGGCGAAGGCGCGCTGCGGCGCGCGTTCGAGGAATTGAAGGCGCGGCTCGCCGCCGAAGGCCTGTTCGACCGCGAACGCAAGCGCGAACTGCCGCGCTTTCCCGAACGCATCGCGGTGATCACCTCGCCCAGCGGCGCGGCGGTGCGCGACGTGCTCAGCGTGCTCGGCCGACGTTTCCCGCTGGCCCAGGCCGAGGTGCTGCCGGTACCGGTGCAAGGCGACGGCGCAGCCGAGAAGATCGTGGCGATGCTGCTGCGCGCGCAAGCCTCGCAACGCTATGACGTGATCGTGCTGGCGCGCGGCGGCGGTTCGCTGGAAGACTTATGGGCGTTCAACGACGAACGCCTGGCGCGCGCCATCGCCGCCTCCGAGGTGCCGGTGGTCTCGGCCATCGGCCACGAAACCGACTTCACCCTCGCCGATTTCGCCGCCGACGTGCGCGCGCCGACGCCCTCGGTCGCCGCCGAATTGCTGGTGCCGCAGCGCGAGGACCTGCTGCACCGCCTGCGCGTGCTCGAGGCGCGGCTGCGCAACCTGCACGGGCAGCGTTTGAATCAGGCGATGCAGCGCACCGACCGCGCCGGCCTGCGCTTGAACGCGCTGCGCCCGCAAGCGCGGCTGGCGACGCTGCGCGCCCGCCAGCAAGACGCGCTGCGCCGGCTCGAACAGGCCTGGCGCCTGCGCCTGGAACGCGACACCGCGCGCCTGCGCCACAGCGACGCGGTGCTGCGCGCGCACCACCCGCAGCGGCGCATCGCCCGCCTGCGCGAGCGCTTGGCCGCGCTGGCCCCGCGCCCGCGCGCCGCGGTCGCGCGGCGCCTGCACGGCGACGCGCTGCGCCTGCGCGGGCTGGCGCGCTCGCTGGAGGCGGTGAGCCCGCTGGCGACGGTCGCGCGCGGCTACGCCATCGTCCAGCACGAGGACGGGCGCGTGGTGCGCAGCGTGCTCGACGCCGCGCCCGGCGACCGTTTGAGCGCGCGCGTGCAGGACGGGCAGATCCGGGTCCAGGTCGAACCGCGCGAAGACTGA